In one Juglans regia cultivar Chandler chromosome 11, Walnut 2.0, whole genome shotgun sequence genomic region, the following are encoded:
- the LOC109002918 gene encoding serine/threonine-protein kinase BSK1-like — MGCCESTFLKGPRTEDNKYHRRNHNHLHNHSNYHNSAIPPPNGTDSGASGAIAAGYGGVPGFSEFSLADLRAATNNFSSDHIVSESGEKAPNVVYKGRLQSQNQNQNQNHRRWIAVKKFTKLAWPDPKQFAEEAFGVGKLRHKRLANLIGYCCDGDERLLVAEYMPNDTLAKHLFHWENQTIEWAMRLRVALYISEALDYCSTQGRPLYHDLNAYRVLFDENGDPRLSCFGLMKNSMDGKSYSTNLAYTPPEYLRNGRVTPESVIFSFGTVLLDLLSGKHIPPGHALDMIRGKNILLLMDSHLEGNFSTEEATVVFDIASQCLQYEPRERPNAKDLVATLAPLQNKPDVPSYEMLGIPKHEDAPATPQHPLSPMGDACSRMDLTAIHQILVMTHYKDDEGSNELSFQEWTQQMRDMLEARKRGDLAFRDRDFRSAIDCYSQFIDVGTMVSPTVYARRSLCHLMCDQPDAALRDAMQAQCVYPDWSTAFYMQAVALAKLDMHKDAGDMLNEAATLEEKRQRGGRGS; from the exons ATGGGCTGTTGCGAATCCACCTTCTTGAAAGGTCCCCGTACGGAAGATAACAAGTACCACCGCCGTAACCACAATCACCTCCACAACCACAGCAACTACCACAACTCCGCTATTCCCCCACCCAACGGAACCGACTCTGGCGCTTCCGGAGCCATCGCTGCCGGTTACGGAGGCGTGCCGGGATTCTCGGAGTTCTCTCTGGCCGACCTGAGAGCCGCCACCAATAACTTCAGCTCCGACCACATCGTCTCCGAGAGCGGGGAGAAGGCCCCCAATGTCGTCTACAAGGGCCGCCTCCAGAGCCAGAACCAGAACCAGAACCAGAACCATCGCCGTTGGATCGCCGTCAAGAAGTTCACCAAGCTCGCTTGGCCTGACCCCAAGCAGTTCGCC gaGGAAGCTTTTGGGGTTGGGAAGCTAAGGCACAAAAGGCTTGCGAATCTAATTGGGTATTGCTGCGATGGCGATGAGAGGCTGCTTGTTGCGGAGTACATGCCTAACGATACCCTAGCCAAACATCTATTCCACT GGGAGAATCAGACCATTGAGTGGGCCATGCGATTAAGGGTTGCTTTGTACATTTCTGAGGCATTAGATTATTGTAGTACCCAAGGCCGCCCATTATATCATGACTTGAACGCATACAGGGTTCTCTTTGATGAG AATGGTGATCCTCGGCTTTCATGTTTTGGCTTGATGAAAAACAGTATGGATGGAAAAAGTTACAGCACAAATCTTGCTTATACGCCTCCAGAGTATCTGAGAAATG GAAGGGTGACTCCAGAAAGCGTTATCTTCAGCTTTGGGACTGTCCTCTTGGATCTTCTCAGTGGAAAGCACATCCCCCCAGGTCAT GCTCTTGATATGATACGGGGCAAAAACATTCTTCTTCTCATGGATTCACATTTGGAGGGTAACTTTTCAACTGAGGAGGCAACGGTGGTTTTTGATATTGCCTCACAATGCTTGCAGTATGAACCTAGGGAACGGCCGAATGCCAAAGACCTTGTTGCAACACTTGCCCCCCTACAAAATAAACCCGAT GTTCCATCTTATGAGATGCTGGGAATCCCAAAGCATGAGGATGCACCTGCTACGCCACAACACCCCCTTTCTCCAATGGGTGATGCCTGTTCAAGGATGGACCTCACAGCTATCCATCAGATCTTGGTCATGACACACTACAAAGATGATGAAGGGTCCAATGAG TTGTCTTTCCAAGAATGGACCCAGCAAATGAGAGATATGCTGGAGGCAAGAAAGCGTGGGGACTTGGCATTTCGTGACAGAGATTTTAGATCTGCAATAGACTGCTATTCTCAG TTCATAGACGTCGGAACCATGGTTTCTCCAACGGTGTATGCACGACGAAGTCTTTGCCACCTGATGTGCGATCAACCAGATGCTGCCCTCCGAGATGCAATGCAAGCACAATGTGTCTACCCTGATTGGTCGACAGCCTTCTACATGCAGGCAGTTGCACTTGCCAAGCTGGATATGCACAAGGATGCAGGTGATATGTTGAATGAAGCCGCAACACTAGAAGAAAAAAGGCAACGCGGTGGGAGAGGGTCTTGA
- the LOC109002917 gene encoding ATP-dependent zinc metalloprotease FTSH, chloroplastic-like, translating to MASTTTTNPLLSSNFLGSKILLSPPTPKTTKSPLLLPLFSKRKSVITQSILNKKPNSVPLNSLSSQATLAALIFSTISPQATLALDNPAPPQPPPVIEAELTKSSPSNSSPFSQNLLLTAPKPQSQNNSDLPEGGQWRYSEFLNAVKKGKVERVRFSKDGSALQLTAVDGRRATVTVPNDPDLIDILAMNGVDISVAEGDSGNGLFNFIGNLLFPIIAFAGLFFLFRRAQGGPGGPGGLGGPMDFGRSKSKFQEVPETGVTFADVAGADQAKLELQEVVDFLKNPDKYTALGAKIPKGCLLVGPPGTGKTLLARAVSGEAGVPFFSCAASEFVELFVGVGASRVRDLFEKAKSKAPCIVFIDEIDAVGRQRGAGLGGGNDEREQTINQLLTEMDGFSGNSGVIVLAATNRPDVLDAALLRPGRFDRQVTVDRPDVAGRVKILQVHSRGKALGKDVDFDKIARRTPGFTGADLQNLMNEAAILAARRDLKEISKDEISDALERIIAGPEKKNAVVSEEKKKLVAYHEAGHALVGALMPEYDPVAKISIIPRGQAGGLTFFAPSEERLESGLYSRSYLENQMAVALGGRVAEEVIFGQENVTTGASNDFMQVSRVARQMVERFGFSKKIGQVAIGGPGGNPFLGQQMSSQKDYSMATADVVDAEVRELVETAYSRAKHIMTTHIDILHKLAQLLIEKETVDGEEFMSLFIDGKAELYVA from the exons ATGGCTTCCACCACCACTACCAATCCTTTGCTCTCTTCGAACTTCTTAGGGTCTAAAATCTTGCTCTCTCCTCCAACCCCGAAAACCACCAAATCACCGCTTCTTTTGCCTCTCTTCTCCAAAAGAAAGTCTGTAATCACTCAAAGCATTCTCAACAAAAAACCCAATTCAGTGCCTTTGAATTCTCTCTCGTCCCAAGCCACCTTAGCTGCCTTAATCTTCTCTACTATTTCCCCACAAGCTACCCTAGCCCTTGACAACCCCGCACCCCCTCAACCCCCACCGGTAATCGAAGCCGAACTTACCAAATCTAGCCCCTCAAATTCCTCGCCTTTCTCACAAAACCTCCTCCTCACAGCCCCAAAGCCCCAATCCCAGAACAACTCTGACCTCCCAGAAGGTGGCCAATGGCGATACAGCGAATTCTTGAACGCAGTGAAGAAGGGCAAAGTAGAGAGAGTCAGATTCAGCAAAGACGGCTCTGCTCTTCAGCTCACCGCCGTCGATGGCCGCCGAGCCACTGTAACTGTCCCTAACGACCCGGATCTCATCGACATCTTGGCCATGAACGGCGTCGATATCTCAGTCGCCGAGGGAGATTCGGGCAACGGGTTGTTCAATTTTATTGGTAATCTTCTGTTCCCTATCATCGCTTTTGCTGgacttttcttcctcttccgcCGAGCCCAAGGCGGCCCCGGAGGGCCAGGTGGGCTGGGTGGCCCAATGGACTTTGGAAGATCGAAATCCAAGTTCCAGGAGGTGCCCGAAACGGGCGTTACATTCGCCGATGTAGCAGGAGCTGACCAAGCGAAGCTTGAATTGCAAGAAGTCGTTGATTTCTTGAAAAACCCAGATAAGTATACTGCCCTGGGAGCTAAAATCCCAAAAGGGTGCTTGCTTGTGGGACCCCCTGGTACCGGGAAGACCCTATTGGCAAGAGCAGTCTCCGGCGAGGCAGGCGTGCCATTCTTCTCGTGTGCCGCTTCGGAGTTTGTGGAATTGTTTGTGGGAGTTGGGGCTTCGAGAGTGAGGGACTTGTTCGAGAAAGCCAAGTCGAAAGCGCCGTGCATTGTGTTCATCGATGAGATTGATGCGGTGGGGAGGCAGAGAGGGGCGGGGCTTGGAGGTGGGAATGATGAGAGGGAGCAAACTATCAACCAGCTCTTGACGGAGATGGATGGGTTTTCAGGTAATTCGGGGGTGATTGTGTTGGCGGCAACAAACCGGCCCGACGTACTTGACGCAGCGCTGTTGAGGCCGGGGAGGTTTGACAGGCAGGTCACTGTGGACAGGCCTGATGTTGCTGGTAGAGTTAAGATCCTTCAG GTACACTCGAGAGGGAAGGCTCTCGGAAAGGATGTGGACTTTGACAAGATAGCGAGAAGAACCCCGGGTTTTACAGGGGCTGATTTGCAGAATCTGATGAACGAAGCAGCTATTCTTGCGGCCAGGCGTGACCTCAAGGAAATCAGCAAAGATGAGATATCTGATGCGCTGGAGAGGATTATTGCTGGGCCAGAGAAGAAAAATGCTGTAGTGtcagaggagaagaagaaactaGTGGCTTATCATG AGGCCGGGCATGCTCTAGTTGGTGCATTAATGCCTGAATATGATCCTGTAGCCAAGATATCAATCATTCCTCGTGGCCAAGCTGGTGGCCTTACCTTTTTTGCTCCAAGTGAAGAGAGGCTGGAGTCTGGTCTTTACAGTAGAAGCTACCTGGAGAATCAGATGGCCGTTGCCCTGGGTGGAAG AGTTGCGGAAGAGGTAATTTTTGGCCAGGAAAATGTGACCACAGGAGCATCAAATGACTTCATGCAAGTATCGCGGGTGGCAAGGCAGATGGTCGAGAGATTTGGGTTCAGTAAAAAGATAGGACAAGTTGCCATTGGTGGACCTGGTGGAAATCCCTTCTTGGGTCAACAG ATGTCATCCCAGAAAGATTACTCGATGGCAACAGCTGATGTAGTGGATGCAGAAGTTAGGGAACTGGTAGAGACGGCATATTCCAGGGCCAAACATATCATGACCACCCACATTGACATACTTCACAAGCTTGCTCAGCTACTCATCGAGAAAGAAACTGTTGACGGGGAGGAGTTCATGAGTCTCTTCATTGATGGGAAAGCTGAACTATACGTTGCTTGA